From the Leptospira biflexa serovar Patoc strain 'Patoc 1 (Paris)' genome, one window contains:
- the omp85 gene encoding Omp85 family outer membrane protein, with translation MVKRLMAVFVISTVVLLGNLYGQEAIPEPGCIKDPPPKNLPFPMDVSKQLCKKDIEDKNDGWYPTGLPLINSDPNEGIGYGARAYIYNNGPKTDPLFYYTPYRMRLFAQYFNTNKNAQYHQISLDMPFIKDTEWRIRADAFLTITPTTLYFGIGESSMNPLSYLDRNQPFNRQVRNASFIDQETNLTFYRPGTSSDPFQIGGKTLSGIPQTPGYVVTDKMYNRYTIETPMATVSAERSFVGGTVRLVSGLKFSNNIIRTYDGKMVRGVDPTFDQLTADVPNGKTRLTEDHEAKKIIGYQGGYVNAVRLGIVYDTRDFEPDPNSGIFAEVTYEKHDKAMGSNYQFQKYFAQTKLFWSPFPKLVDKLVIANRFGLGVTEGESPFFEYRNMWGTEGLVGGLGGLRTLRGYKQDRFVGRAMGWGNSEIRWKFAEAKIGSEFFAFNIVPFFDYGRVWDDEHKINLKNYFYSRGIGLRIAWNQATIIMIDYAKSREDEQVFVNFSHVF, from the coding sequence ATGGTAAAACGACTGATGGCGGTTTTTGTGATTTCCACGGTGGTTCTTTTGGGAAACCTCTATGGACAGGAAGCCATTCCCGAACCTGGCTGTATCAAGGACCCTCCTCCGAAAAACCTTCCCTTTCCCATGGACGTGTCCAAACAACTTTGTAAGAAGGACATTGAAGACAAAAATGACGGTTGGTACCCAACGGGATTACCACTCATCAATTCGGATCCCAATGAAGGGATTGGTTACGGCGCAAGAGCCTATATCTACAATAACGGTCCCAAAACAGATCCTTTGTTTTATTATACGCCTTACCGAATGCGACTCTTTGCTCAGTATTTTAATACGAATAAAAATGCGCAGTACCACCAAATCAGTTTGGATATGCCGTTTATAAAGGATACCGAATGGAGAATTAGGGCTGATGCATTTCTCACCATTACACCCACAACTTTGTATTTTGGAATTGGTGAATCGAGCATGAATCCTCTTTCCTACTTAGATCGAAACCAACCATTCAATCGACAAGTAAGGAATGCCAGTTTTATTGACCAAGAAACAAATCTCACATTCTACAGACCTGGCACAAGTTCTGATCCATTCCAAATCGGTGGAAAAACATTGTCTGGAATTCCACAAACTCCCGGTTATGTGGTGACAGACAAAATGTACAATCGATATACGATTGAAACTCCAATGGCAACTGTGAGCGCAGAAAGATCATTTGTTGGCGGAACAGTTAGACTCGTTTCTGGTTTGAAATTTTCGAACAATATCATTCGAACCTATGATGGAAAGATGGTGAGAGGTGTGGATCCAACTTTTGACCAATTGACAGCAGATGTTCCCAATGGAAAAACACGATTAACAGAAGACCATGAAGCAAAAAAAATCATAGGTTACCAAGGTGGCTATGTAAACGCAGTACGGCTTGGGATCGTTTATGATACAAGGGACTTTGAACCTGACCCCAATTCCGGAATTTTTGCTGAGGTCACCTATGAAAAACATGACAAAGCCATGGGTTCAAACTATCAGTTTCAAAAATACTTTGCACAAACTAAATTGTTTTGGAGCCCCTTTCCAAAGTTAGTTGATAAATTAGTGATTGCCAATCGTTTTGGACTCGGAGTGACGGAAGGTGAATCCCCATTTTTTGAATATCGAAATATGTGGGGAACAGAAGGACTTGTTGGAGGACTTGGTGGACTTAGAACTCTACGGGGATACAAACAAGATCGTTTTGTAGGCCGTGCCATGGGATGGGGCAATTCGGAAATCCGATGGAAATTTGCAGAAGCAAAAATTGGATCGGAATTTTTCGCCTTCAATATTGTACCATTTTTTGATTATGGTCGAGTTTGGGACGATGAACATAAAATTAACTTAAAGAACTATTTTTATTCTCGAGGGATTGGTCTACGGATTGCTTGGAACCAAGCCACCATCATTATGATCGATTACGCAAAATCGAGAGAAGACGAACAAGTTTTTGTCAATTTTAGTCATGTCTTCTAA